The Chamaesiphon minutus PCC 6605 DNA window GGCACAGGCTGAGCACCCAGAAACACATTCAATTTATCAATGGGTGGAAATCCTGATTTTGCTGTCGATCGGGTTTATCAATTTGGGAATTGGGGTGTGGGCGAGTCGCCAATTGTCTAGTTCGATTAAGCAAGTCACCGCCAAACTTACCGAAGCCGCTAGCGGCAATCTCTCCGTCCGAGTCGAACCGGGGAATACTAATGAATTTCAAGAACTAGCCGATAGCTTCAACCAACTCGTTGCTAACTTTAATAACACTTTGCAACAGCAGCAATTGGCGGCAAAAGCTAACAAGTTATTTGGCAAAATCGCGCTCACCGCTCAGGAATCGGTCGATCGACTACAAGTTTACAATACTAGTGTCAATGGAGTGCGACATATCCTTAAGGCCGATCGAGTGTCGATCTATCGTTGCAACCCAGATAGCAGTGCAGTAGTAGTTGCCGAATCAGCAGCCGATGGCTATGCCATAGCACTCTCGACGCTAGTCGAACCCGTTTATTTTGCTGAATCACCAGAAGAGTGGGCGCGATACCAGCAAGGTAAAAACTCGATAATTGAAGACTACAATCAGCTCCAACTGAGTACGAAGCAACGGAAGTTTGTCGCCAAAATGCAGCTCAAATCGACGATCGTCGTGCCGATTTTAGGAGGTAACGAACTCACTGGATTACTGGCGATCCATCAATGTAGTCACTTGCGGGAGTGGCAATCTTGGGAAGTAGCTTTTTGTGCCCAAACAGCCCAACGTTTGAGTTTAGCCATCGACCAGATTAGCACTTGGAATCTTCAAGCACTAGAATTGCGCCGCACGAACATGTTGTCGCAGGCACTACAAGTCAACGATCTGAGCGAATCCACTGGGCTGCTAGAAGAAGCATTAGAGTTAGTGCGTCAGGAGTTCGATCTCGATCGCGTGTTGGCGATTGGCTTGAGTGCGCCACAATCGAGCCAAATTGTCGCCATGGCAGTAGATCCAAGCTATGTGCCGTCGGATGAAACAATGTTAGAGCAATATTTACAGTATGAGATCGATCGCGATTGTGAAGATGACTTACCAGATCGCATTTCTAATATTTACAATCTCAACGAACAAGGCGGACTCAAAGCCGATGATATCGCTTTGCTCGAACGGCTCCAGATCCGCGCGCGATTGGTGACGCCGATCTTATTTGAAGATCGAGTCTTGGGATCGCTCGTCGGACATATGTGCGCCGAAGACCACAAATGGACTAAAGCCGAGACTGACAAATTTACCACTGTTGCCGATCGAATTGGCTTAGTGCTCAATCGCCGCAAGTCGATCGCCCAGCGCGCTGCAAAGCTGGCACAGCAGAATTTACTCTCCGAAATCTCGATCCAACTGCGGCAGTCACTCGATCGCGATCTGATTATCGCGATGGCTCTAGCAAATATTCAGCAGACATTCGAACTCGATCGAGCGGTGTTTTTGACTCTCAATGACAGTTGGGAAACGACGATCGTGGCCGAATCGCTCGCCCCCGATCAACCATCGATTTTGGGGCAGACGATCGACGATACTTGTCTGCAAAAAACTCACGGTGCAGGCTACGAAAGAGGACGGATTACGGCGATCGATGATATCTATCAAGCAGGTTTGACAGATTGTCACATTCAAATGCTCGAACGCTTGCAAGTCCGCTCGAATTTGGTCTTGCCCGTTATTATCAATAACAAATTATTTGGCTTGATTATCGGGCATATGTGTGATGCGCCGCGCATTTGGGAGTCAGATACGATTGAGGTACTCGGCCAAATTGCCGATCAAATTAGTTTGGTACTCAATCAGGCGCAACTATTTGCCCAACGCGAAAATGATGCGCGCAGATCGCAGATTATTTCCAATTTTACGCTGCAATTACGTCAATCGCTCAGACGCCAAGATATTTTGACTACTGCTGTCGAACTCGTGCGCTATGCACTAGATCTCGATCGAGCGGTTATTTTCGAGCTGGATGCCAACTATAACGGGAAAATTACTGCCGAATCAGTCGCAGAGGGCAAGCTGTCGATTCTCAACGAACGAATCGAAGATTGTTGTATTAAAGATGCGGGTTACCAGCACGGTAAAATCACTTCCTTTCCCGATATCTATCAAGCTGGGTTGACAGATTGTCACATTCAGATGTTAGAAAGTCTGCAAGTCCGCGCGAATTTGGTCGTACCGATTACGATCGACAGTCACTTATTTGGCTTATTGATCGGGCACGAATGTCAACAACCGCGCGCATGGCAACCAGAAGAAATTAATTTATTCAATCAATTAGCGACCCAATTGGCTTTAGCACTCAATCAGGCATCGCTGATCGAGGAACGCGAAGCCGCTGCCAAACAATCGCAGTTAGTCTCGGAAATTACGCTCAAACTACGGCAATCGATCGACGAAACCGAAATTCTCAACATCGCTTTACCAGAGATTCGCACGGCATTAGGACTCGATCGGGCAAGCATGTTGGTAGTAGATAGTAACGGTCAAGGTGAAGGGACGATCGTCGCCGAATCGGTGGCAGCGGACGAATTTTCGATCCTTGGTGCCACGATTTCAGCCGACCATATGTTTGAGATTTTGGGTAAAGGTTATGCAGAAGGTTCGTTCATTCAGCTTGACAGTCTCGAAACAACGGACTTTAGTCCCGAGCTAATTGCTAATTTAGCCCAAATCCACATCAAATCGATCGTCACTACCCCGATTATCGTCAACAACAAATTCTTTGGACTATTTAGCGGCACTATGTGTCGGCTGCCGCGTCAGTGGCAGCAATCGGAAATCGATCTCCTGCTCCAACTGGCGGCTCAAGTTGGGGTCGCACTCAATCAAGGGCAGCTAGTCCGCCAATTGGAGATTGCCAATTTCCAACAAGCTGGATATGCCGCCAGCCAAGAAGCGGCTAGACAATTACTGCAAAAGAATGCTTGGGATCTGCTGATCCAAGTCGATCGGATCAGTCAAGGAGATTTGACAATTCGCGCTCATGTCACCGAAGACGAGATCGGCACGATCGCCGACTCATACAACTCTACTGTCGAGAGTTTGCGGGGACTGGTTGGGAAAGTGCGTAACGTCTCGCAGCAAGTGGTCAGCACCACTAATATCAACGAAATTTCTGTTGCCGAACTGTCGATCGAGGCATTACAGCAATCTGAAGATATCAGTCTGGCCCTGCGTCGCCTCCAAGATATGGCTGGCTCGATCGAACTAGTCGTGAATAACGCTCTGATCGCCGAGTCTGCCGTAATGGAATCGGCGCAGTTAGTCAAAGCTGGCGATGCTGCCATGAATTCTGCGGTAGAGGGGATTTTAACGATTCGCAACACAGTAGCCGAAACTGCTAAAAAAGTCAAGCGACTGGGCGAATCTTCTCAAAAAATCTCTAAAGTCGTCAACCTGATTAGTAGTTTTGCCGCGCAAACTAACTTGCTTGCACTCAATGCCAGTATTGAGGCCGCTCGTGCGGGTGAAGAAGGTCGCGGCTTTGCGGTAGTTGCCGAAGAAGTGCGCTCGCTGGCGCGCCAATCTGCCGCAGCTACAGGGGAAATCGAGAATCTCGTCGCCAGCATTCAGGCACAGACGAG harbors:
- a CDS encoding GAF domain-containing protein yields the protein MNTIDREEAQTTTNTVPEESSLAKRTANDDADSLAWIEEERADLTQIHGSDVASRRSEPAQQQSRTLQQQIVLMILCSAVIPVGLGGWLAVNKIAMPNSSPAEAQAEHPETHSIYQWVEILILLSIGFINLGIGVWASRQLSSSIKQVTAKLTEAASGNLSVRVEPGNTNEFQELADSFNQLVANFNNTLQQQQLAAKANKLFGKIALTAQESVDRLQVYNTSVNGVRHILKADRVSIYRCNPDSSAVVVAESAADGYAIALSTLVEPVYFAESPEEWARYQQGKNSIIEDYNQLQLSTKQRKFVAKMQLKSTIVVPILGGNELTGLLAIHQCSHLREWQSWEVAFCAQTAQRLSLAIDQISTWNLQALELRRTNMLSQALQVNDLSESTGLLEEALELVRQEFDLDRVLAIGLSAPQSSQIVAMAVDPSYVPSDETMLEQYLQYEIDRDCEDDLPDRISNIYNLNEQGGLKADDIALLERLQIRARLVTPILFEDRVLGSLVGHMCAEDHKWTKAETDKFTTVADRIGLVLNRRKSIAQRAAKLAQQNLLSEISIQLRQSLDRDLIIAMALANIQQTFELDRAVFLTLNDSWETTIVAESLAPDQPSILGQTIDDTCLQKTHGAGYERGRITAIDDIYQAGLTDCHIQMLERLQVRSNLVLPVIINNKLFGLIIGHMCDAPRIWESDTIEVLGQIADQISLVLNQAQLFAQRENDARRSQIISNFTLQLRQSLRRQDILTTAVELVRYALDLDRAVIFELDANYNGKITAESVAEGKLSILNERIEDCCIKDAGYQHGKITSFPDIYQAGLTDCHIQMLESLQVRANLVVPITIDSHLFGLLIGHECQQPRAWQPEEINLFNQLATQLALALNQASLIEEREAAAKQSQLVSEITLKLRQSIDETEILNIALPEIRTALGLDRASMLVVDSNGQGEGTIVAESVAADEFSILGATISADHMFEILGKGYAEGSFIQLDSLETTDFSPELIANLAQIHIKSIVTTPIIVNNKFFGLFSGTMCRLPRQWQQSEIDLLLQLAAQVGVALNQGQLVRQLEIANFQQAGYAASQEAARQLLQKNAWDLLIQVDRISQGDLTIRAHVTEDEIGTIADSYNSTVESLRGLVGKVRNVSQQVVSTTNINEISVAELSIEALQQSEDISLALRRLQDMAGSIELVVNNALIAESAVMESAQLVKAGDAAMNSAVEGILTIRNTVAETAKKVKRLGESSQKISKVVNLISSFAAQTNLLALNASIEAARAGEEGRGFAVVAEEVRSLARQSAAATGEIENLVASIQAQTSEVVTAMEAGTEQVVIGTKLVDETRLSLDRITAIGTKIGELVESIAQAALLQSENSLQVTQSIDRVADISHKTSLRADNVQASFLELLTLAQELQKNVGQFKIE